The Leptospira wolbachii serovar Codice str. CDC genome segment AGAGCCTATGATTTGATGATTGGGCTTTCAAAAGAAAAAGGGTACCGGTTTGTTCCGGTCATCCTTCCCATGCAAATCGAAGAAGTGTATTGTAGACAAATGGGAAAATTTAATGCTCTCGGAACCTACTCTATGCGTGCGAAACGTTATCTGGAATCCAAAGGAGTAAAAACACTCGATATCCTTCCCTACACGGACAAAATGTGCGGTCGTGAGTTTACCTTTCGTGGGGAAACAAAAAAAGCGGGAATCCAAGACTATTACATTCCTGGTGATGGCCACCTAACCAAGTTAGGAAATTTATGGGCCGCTGAATCTATCAGCCATGCCCTAAAGGAAATAAAATAACATGCTTTTTAATTCCGTTCACTATTTGCTATTTGCACCCGTTGTTATCCTCGTTTATTTCCTTATCCCCAAACGATTCCAAGGGCTTTGGTTATTCATTGTAAGCTTGTATTTCTATGCCATTTTTAGGATTCCTTTTCTCATCTTACTCGTTTTTTCTTTTGTTATTACAAAACTTGCAGTCGACTATATGGAGTTAGCTTCTTCAAAAGCAAAAAGACTCTTTTGGTTGAATGTTGCCGTTTGGAGTAACTTAAGTTTACTTTTTGTTTTTAAGTATTTAGATTTTTCCATTACTGTTTGGAACCAAACCTTTTCTGTGACTCCTTGTGATCCAGAATTTGTCCAAAAGTCTGGAATTCTTCTACCTATGGGAATTAGTTTTTTCACCTTACAAGCAGTATCTTATGCCGTAGATGTTTATAAAGGTGTGGTAGAAAGGGCGAAGTCCATATTCCATTTCGGACTCTTTCTCGCATTTTTTCCCCAACTTGTGGCAGGTCCCATCTTACGGGCAAGTGACGTCCTACATCAGTTTTTAGATTCCAAAGACTTCACAAAAGAAAACCTCAAACAAGGGTTAAAACAACTCTTCTGGGGAATTTTCAAAAAGACTTTCATTGCTGATCCCATATCGTACGTAATCGATCCCATGTATGCAAATCCCACGGAATACAATTGGATTGCGATGTGGATAGCAGCTTCTCTTTTTGCTGTACAAATTTATTGCGATTTTTCCGGATACTCTGACATCGCGATTGGAACGGCAAGGATTCTAGGTTTCCATATTCCTAAGAACTTTGATCGCCCCTTTTTATCGGGAACACTCAGCGAACTTTGGAGGCGTTGGCATATCTCTTTTAGTTCTTGGTTACGGGATTATGTTTATATCACTCTCGGTGGAAATAGAAGAGGTGAGATTATGGCCTATGTGAATCTTTTTATCACAACCTTTGTTTCTGGAATTTGGCATGGGGCCGATTGGACTTTTGTTTTTTGGGGAACCCTCCACTCCACTATGATGGTGGTCGAAAAGTTTGTCTTTAAATTTGAAACAATGCGTAAAGCTTGGAACAAAGTTCCGCGTGCCATCCAACCTTTATATCCAGTTGGTATTTTTGTACTGTCTTGTTTTTTCTTTCGAGCCAAAGCCACACCTGAGGTTCCCACGGGAATGGGTATAGCCAAAATCATGT includes the following:
- a CDS encoding MBOAT family O-acyltransferase gives rise to the protein MLFNSVHYLLFAPVVILVYFLIPKRFQGLWLFIVSLYFYAIFRIPFLILLVFSFVITKLAVDYMELASSKAKRLFWLNVAVWSNLSLLFVFKYLDFSITVWNQTFSVTPCDPEFVQKSGILLPMGISFFTLQAVSYAVDVYKGVVERAKSIFHFGLFLAFFPQLVAGPILRASDVLHQFLDSKDFTKENLKQGLKQLFWGIFKKTFIADPISYVIDPMYANPTEYNWIAMWIAASLFAVQIYCDFSGYSDIAIGTARILGFHIPKNFDRPFLSGTLSELWRRWHISFSSWLRDYVYITLGGNRRGEIMAYVNLFITTFVSGIWHGADWTFVFWGTLHSTMMVVEKFVFKFETMRKAWNKVPRAIQPLYPVGIFVLSCFFFRAKATPEVPTGMGIAKIMLERAFTGVSGIYPQMSISLVILVGFLFLVDILQDRKEDRFAFITDNLYFLIPTCILLYITSFIIYSVTVSSPFLYFQF